A region from the Pseudomonas cucumis genome encodes:
- the queE gene encoding 7-carboxy-7-deazaguanine synthase QueE translates to MQDTLRITEVFYSLQGETRTAGLPTVFVRLTGCPLRCQYCDSAYAFTGGTIRTLDDILEQVAGFRPRYVCVTGGEPLAQPNAIPLLKQLCDAGYEVSLETSGALDISAVDPRVSRVVDLKTPGSKEAHRNRYENIELLTPNDQVKFVICSREDYDWAVSKLIQYGLDLRAGEVLFSPSHHDLSARDLADWVVADNLPVRLQLQLHKYLWNDEPGR, encoded by the coding sequence ATGCAAGACACATTGAGAATCACCGAAGTTTTCTACTCGTTGCAGGGTGAAACGCGGACTGCCGGGCTGCCCACTGTATTTGTGCGCCTGACCGGTTGCCCATTGCGTTGCCAATACTGCGACAGCGCCTACGCGTTCACTGGCGGCACCATTCGCACGCTCGACGACATCCTCGAGCAAGTGGCCGGTTTTCGCCCGCGTTATGTTTGTGTTACGGGTGGCGAACCCCTGGCGCAACCGAATGCCATTCCCTTGCTCAAGCAGTTGTGTGACGCCGGCTACGAAGTGTCGCTGGAAACCAGTGGCGCACTGGATATCTCGGCGGTCGATCCGCGAGTCAGTCGCGTCGTCGACCTGAAAACTCCGGGTTCGAAAGAAGCACACCGCAACCGCTACGAGAACATCGAGCTGCTCACGCCTAACGATCAGGTAAAGTTTGTCATCTGCTCGCGGGAAGACTACGACTGGGCCGTGTCCAAACTGATTCAGTACGGTCTTGACCTGCGTGCCGGCGAAGTCCTGTTCTCGCCGAGCCACCATGATCTGAGCGCGCGTGATCTGGCGGACTGGGTGGTGGCGGACAATCTGCCTGTGCGTCTGCAATTGCAGCTGCATAAATATCTTTGGAATGACGAGCCGGGGCGCTGA
- a CDS encoding pyridoxal-phosphate-dependent aminotransferase family protein produces the protein MARLQATFGGSQPSTFGGGSSFFSLAIQGVILSELKLFIPGPTWIRPEVRKAGSYPEFGHRDKQAVEIISNILMNLEHIAELPAAYQATLINGSGSNAMECAVRSLVAETDRVLCICVGAFGELFQTLATGFNAHVERLDFTPGAGIDLDILKSVLDKGSFDVVTLTHNESSTGVATDIVQVCELIRMHGALAIVDGVSLFAGAPTCIAQALPAAYVTATQKCLALPPGFGIAFVNEAALAKAQTIKNRVYTLDLLRHVDMARQGQTLTTPNCTLLNQMHVQLDYIVNQEGLQARFARHRKQQNDVRAWVRARPERFRLFTEDADASPSLTSLYVDSRLDLSRTKALMREAGYLIDTGYGKLNKRLMAESGQVMMRIPHMGDISDQMLGSFLNALDNFTGDLAR, from the coding sequence ATGGCGCGCTTGCAAGCGACATTCGGAGGCTCCCAGCCATCAACTTTCGGAGGAGGTTCCAGCTTTTTTAGTCTTGCCATCCAAGGAGTGATTTTGAGCGAGTTAAAACTGTTCATCCCTGGTCCTACCTGGATCAGGCCCGAGGTACGCAAAGCCGGTAGCTACCCGGAATTCGGACATCGAGACAAGCAGGCAGTCGAGATTATCTCGAACATTCTGATGAACCTTGAGCACATCGCTGAGTTGCCCGCGGCCTATCAGGCGACGCTGATCAATGGCAGTGGCAGCAACGCCATGGAGTGCGCAGTGCGCTCGCTGGTTGCCGAGACCGACCGCGTCCTGTGTATTTGCGTCGGTGCCTTTGGCGAGCTGTTCCAGACGTTGGCCACTGGCTTCAATGCCCACGTTGAGCGCCTGGATTTTACGCCGGGTGCCGGTATCGACTTGGACATTCTGAAGAGTGTTCTGGACAAGGGGAGTTTCGATGTGGTCACGCTGACCCACAATGAAAGCTCCACTGGGGTAGCGACTGATATTGTCCAGGTCTGTGAGCTGATTCGCATGCACGGAGCGCTTGCCATTGTCGATGGCGTCAGTCTTTTTGCCGGCGCACCCACGTGTATCGCACAAGCACTTCCCGCCGCTTACGTAACGGCCACGCAAAAATGCCTGGCGCTGCCACCCGGGTTCGGAATCGCTTTCGTCAATGAGGCTGCGCTCGCCAAGGCGCAGACAATAAAGAACAGGGTGTACACCTTGGATCTGCTTCGGCACGTCGATATGGCGCGGCAAGGACAAACCCTGACGACACCGAACTGCACATTGCTCAACCAGATGCATGTTCAACTTGATTACATCGTCAATCAGGAAGGCTTGCAGGCGCGGTTTGCACGGCACCGCAAGCAGCAGAACGATGTACGGGCCTGGGTGCGCGCCCGGCCGGAACGCTTCAGGTTGTTTACTGAGGACGCCGATGCGTCCCCGTCGCTCACCTCGCTCTATGTCGATTCCAGACTCGACCTGTCGCGCACTAAGGCACTGATGCGCGAAGCCGGATATTTGATCGACACGGGGTATGGCAAGTTGAACAAGCGACTGATGGCCGAAAGTGGTCAGGTCATGATGCGCATTCCTCACATGGGTGACATCAGCGACCAGATGCTGGGAAGTTTCCTTAATGCGCTGGACAATTTCACAGGTGATCTTGCCCGCTGA
- the queC gene encoding 7-cyano-7-deazaguanine synthase QueC, producing MTEQMNTVEKRAVILLSGGLDSATVVAMARADGYRCYTMSFDYGQRSHAELHAAARVAQDLGVVEHKVIGLNLNGIGGSALTDTSIDVPETPGEGIPVTYVPARNTVFLSLALGWAEVLGARDIFIGVNAVDYSGYPDCRPEFIEAFERMANLATKAGVEGQGFRIQAPLQNLSKAQIVQAGVKLGVDYGLTVSCYQADDNGRACGKCDSCRLRAEGFAAAGVTDPTPYF from the coding sequence ATGACTGAACAAATGAACACTGTCGAAAAACGTGCGGTCATCCTGCTGTCCGGCGGCCTCGACTCCGCGACCGTCGTGGCCATGGCCCGCGCTGATGGCTACCGCTGCTACACCATGAGCTTCGATTACGGTCAGCGCTCGCACGCCGAATTGCATGCCGCAGCACGTGTCGCCCAAGACTTGGGTGTGGTCGAGCACAAGGTGATTGGCCTGAACCTGAACGGTATCGGCGGCTCGGCACTGACCGACACTAGTATCGATGTGCCGGAAACGCCGGGTGAAGGTATCCCGGTGACGTACGTGCCGGCGCGCAACACCGTGTTTCTGTCCCTGGCGTTGGGGTGGGCTGAAGTGCTGGGCGCGCGGGACATCTTTATCGGGGTTAACGCGGTGGATTACTCCGGTTACCCGGATTGCCGTCCCGAGTTCATCGAAGCCTTCGAGCGCATGGCTAATCTGGCGACCAAGGCCGGGGTAGAAGGGCAGGGCTTCCGTATTCAGGCGCCACTGCAGAACCTGAGCAAGGCGCAGATCGTTCAGGCCGGCGTGAAGCTTGGCGTCGATTACGGGCTGACCGTTTCCTGCTATCAGGCAGACGATAATGGCCGCGCCTGCGGTAAATGCGACAGCTGCCGCCTGCGTGCAGAAGGCTTCGCAGCAGCCGGTGTGACCGACCCAACACCTTATTTTTGA
- the gcvT gene encoding glycine cleavage system aminomethyltransferase GcvT, which produces MSTEQLLKTPLHALHLELGARMVPFAGYDMPVQYPMGVMKEHQHTRDQAGLFDVSHMGQIRLTGANAAQALETLVPVDIIDLPVGMQRYAMFTNETGGILDDLMVANLGNDELFLVVNAACKDQDLAHLRKHIGGQCTIEPLFEERALLALQGPAAVTVLARLAPEVAKMTFMQFARVKLLGVDCFVSRSGYTGEDGFEISVPAANAEALARALLAEPEVAAIGLGARDSLRLEAGLCLYGHDMNTETTPIEASLLWAISKPRRADGARAGGFPGAETVFAQQQAGVSRKRVGLLPQERTPVREGAEIVNDAGDIIGSVCSGGFGPTLGGPLAMGYLDSAYIGLDTPVWAIVRGKKVPLLVSKMPFVPQRYYRG; this is translated from the coding sequence ATGTCCACCGAACAATTGTTGAAAACCCCGTTGCACGCACTGCACCTCGAACTCGGCGCCCGCATGGTGCCGTTTGCCGGCTATGACATGCCGGTGCAATACCCGATGGGCGTGATGAAAGAACACCAGCACACCCGTGATCAGGCCGGGCTGTTCGATGTTTCGCACATGGGCCAGATCCGCCTGACCGGCGCCAACGCGGCCCAAGCCCTGGAAACCCTGGTGCCGGTGGACATCATCGACCTGCCGGTGGGCATGCAGCGCTACGCGATGTTCACCAACGAGACCGGCGGCATCCTCGACGACCTGATGGTCGCCAACCTCGGTAACGACGAACTGTTCCTGGTGGTCAACGCGGCCTGCAAGGACCAGGACCTGGCGCACCTGCGCAAGCACATCGGCGGCCAATGCACGATCGAGCCACTGTTCGAAGAGCGCGCGTTGCTGGCTCTGCAAGGCCCGGCCGCTGTCACCGTGCTCGCACGCCTGGCGCCGGAAGTTGCGAAGATGACCTTCATGCAGTTCGCCCGCGTGAAGCTGTTGGGCGTGGACTGCTTTGTCAGCCGTTCGGGCTACACCGGTGAAGACGGTTTCGAAATCTCCGTACCAGCGGCCAATGCCGAAGCCCTGGCGCGTGCCCTGCTGGCCGAACCGGAAGTAGCGGCCATCGGCCTCGGTGCTCGCGACTCCCTGCGCCTGGAAGCCGGCCTGTGTCTCTACGGCCACGACATGAATACCGAAACCACTCCAATCGAAGCGAGCCTGCTGTGGGCCATCTCCAAGCCTCGACGTGCCGATGGCGCGCGGGCCGGCGGCTTCCCTGGCGCTGAAACCGTGTTCGCCCAACAGCAAGCCGGTGTCAGCCGCAAACGCGTTGGCCTGCTGCCGCAGGAACGCACACCAGTGCGCGAAGGTGCAGAGATCGTCAACGATGCCGGCGACATCATCGGCAGCGTGTGCAGTGGCGGCTTCGGTCCGACCCTTGGCGGTCCTTTGGCCATGGGTTACCTCGACAGCGCTTACATCGGTCTGGATACGCCGGTTTGGGCAATTGTTCGTGGGAAAAAGGTGCCTTTGCTTGTAAGCAAAATGCCATTTGTTCCACAACGCTACTATCGCGGTTGA
- a CDS encoding acyl-homoserine-lactone synthase — protein MQTLELSRFVVRAQRPGNSTFSDITLQAIREVVRFSLNRQAHQLLTVTTVGVERMLKKTGISMTRFGPSLRIGIEQAVALNINLDEKTLQALFGASGVRPSH, from the coding sequence ATTCAAACGCTTGAACTCAGCCGCTTTGTCGTTCGCGCCCAACGTCCAGGCAATTCGACTTTCTCAGACATCACGCTGCAAGCAATCAGGGAAGTCGTCAGATTTTCGTTAAACCGGCAAGCACATCAGCTGCTCACTGTAACCACTGTGGGCGTTGAACGGATGCTGAAGAAAACAGGCATATCCATGACCCGCTTTGGCCCTTCATTGCGCATCGGTATCGAACAGGCCGTAGCCCTTAATATTAACCTTGACGAGAAAACCCTGCAGGCGCTGTTCGGCGCATCAGGTGTTCGGCCGAGTCATTAG
- a CDS encoding cold-shock protein, with translation MSQRQSGTVKWFNDEKGFGFITPESGPDLFVHFRAIQGNGFKSLKEGQKVTFVAVQGQKGMQADEVQAEA, from the coding sequence ATGTCCCAACGTCAGAGCGGTACCGTCAAGTGGTTTAACGACGAGAAAGGTTTTGGTTTTATCACTCCAGAAAGCGGTCCGGATCTGTTCGTACATTTCCGCGCTATTCAGGGCAACGGCTTCAAGAGCCTGAAAGAAGGCCAGAAAGTGACTTTCGTTGCTGTGCAAGGCCAGAAAGGCATGCAGGCTGACGAAGTACAAGCAGAAGCCTGA
- a CDS encoding acyl-homoserine-lactone synthase, with product MDNKEVDEYDSLNPYYLLISQYTGDEVIGCWRILETVGPTCSKILSLNCSTVSRSAKYSNA from the coding sequence ATTGATAACAAAGAGGTCGACGAATACGACAGTCTCAACCCTTATTACCTGTTGATCAGTCAGTATACGGGGGACGAGGTTATCGGTTGCTGGCGGATTCTAGAAACCGTCGGCCCTACATGCTCAAAGATACTTTCCCTGAATTGCTCCACGGTAAGCCGCTCCGCAAAATATTCAAACGCTTGA
- a CDS encoding RDD family protein — translation MSKHLLYPQGDFPAVGLGRRLAAMFYDFLLCTALLIVTSGIYKMIQMAIIGEGQMRALTEAGALDGDPLLSTVLLFVLFGFFAKFWTWSGQTLGMQVWGIRVQNADGSSISLWQALLRFVVSIASWLCLGLGFFWSLFDKQKRSWHDIYSNTQLVRIPKKTK, via the coding sequence ATGTCGAAACACCTGCTCTACCCACAGGGCGACTTCCCCGCCGTCGGCCTGGGGCGTCGTCTGGCAGCGATGTTCTACGACTTTCTGTTATGCACCGCCCTGCTGATCGTCACCAGCGGCATTTACAAGATGATTCAGATGGCGATCATCGGCGAAGGCCAAATGCGCGCCTTGACTGAAGCCGGCGCGCTGGACGGTGATCCGCTGCTGTCGACGGTGCTGTTGTTCGTGCTGTTCGGCTTCTTCGCCAAGTTCTGGACCTGGTCGGGGCAGACGCTGGGCATGCAGGTCTGGGGCATCCGCGTGCAAAACGCCGATGGCTCATCCATCAGCCTGTGGCAGGCGCTGTTGCGCTTTGTGGTGTCGATCGCGTCCTGGCTATGCCTGGGGCTGGGGTTCTTCTGGTCGCTGTTCGACAAGCAGAAGCGCAGCTGGCATGACATCTATTCCAATACACAGCTTGTACGGATCCCAAAGAAAACCAAGTAA
- the nadA gene encoding quinolinate synthase NadA, with protein MTQISERLLVQAHLDAKQPKPLTAEEEAYYRTAIAAELKAQDAVLVAHFYCDPVIQALAEETGGCVSDSLEMARFGNAHPAKTVVVAGVKFMGETAKILNPEKRVLMPTLEATCSLDLGCPVDEFSAFCDQHPERTVVVYANTSAAVKARADWVVTSSCALEIVESLMDNGETIIWAPDKHLGTYIQRKTGADMLLWDGACIVHEEFKAKQLEDMKALYPDAAILVHPESPTAVIELADAVGSTSQLIAAAQSLPNKTLIVATDRGIFYKMQQLCPDKVFIEAPTAGNGAACRSCAHCPWMAMNTLERTLKSLREGTNEIFVDPALIPQAVRPLKRMLDFTQAARMKLVGNA; from the coding sequence ATGACGCAGATTTCCGAACGCCTTCTGGTTCAAGCCCACCTCGACGCCAAGCAGCCCAAGCCGCTGACGGCCGAGGAAGAGGCTTATTACCGTACTGCCATCGCTGCCGAGCTCAAGGCTCAGGACGCAGTGCTGGTTGCCCACTTCTATTGCGATCCCGTCATTCAGGCCCTGGCCGAAGAAACCGGTGGTTGCGTCTCCGACTCTCTGGAGATGGCCCGCTTCGGCAATGCCCACCCGGCCAAGACCGTGGTGGTCGCCGGCGTAAAATTCATGGGCGAAACCGCGAAAATCCTCAACCCTGAAAAACGCGTGCTGATGCCGACTCTGGAAGCGACCTGCTCGCTGGACCTGGGTTGCCCGGTGGACGAGTTCTCGGCGTTCTGCGACCAGCATCCGGAACGTACGGTGGTGGTGTATGCCAACACCTCGGCGGCGGTCAAAGCCCGGGCGGATTGGGTAGTGACTTCCAGCTGTGCACTGGAAATCGTCGAAAGCCTGATGGATAACGGCGAAACCATCATCTGGGCCCCGGACAAACACCTGGGCACTTACATCCAGCGCAAGACCGGTGCCGACATGCTGCTGTGGGACGGTGCCTGCATCGTCCATGAAGAGTTCAAGGCCAAGCAGCTCGAAGACATGAAAGCGCTGTACCCGGATGCGGCCATTCTGGTGCACCCGGAGTCGCCGACCGCCGTTATCGAGTTGGCCGACGCGGTGGGTTCCACCAGTCAGCTGATCGCTGCTGCGCAAAGTCTGCCAAACAAGACCCTGATCGTGGCCACTGACCGTGGCATCTTCTACAAGATGCAGCAGCTGTGCCCGGACAAGGTCTTTATCGAAGCGCCAACGGCCGGTAACGGCGCGGCCTGCCGCAGTTGCGCGCATTGCCCGTGGATGGCGATGAACACGCTTGAGCGCACGCTGAAGAGCTTGCGCGAGGGGACCAACGAGATCTTCGTTGATCCGGCGTTGATTCCGCAGGCGGTGCGGCCGTTGAAGCGGATGCTTGATTTCACGCAGGCGGCGCGGATGAAGTTGGTGGGGAACGCTTGA
- a CDS encoding LuxR family transcriptional regulator, translated as MTEQEREILRWCSKGKTSWEISAIFNCAEANINFHIGKVIRKFGVTSRRAAVLLAINAGLIQP; from the coding sequence TTGACCGAGCAAGAAAGAGAAATCCTGCGATGGTGTTCCAAAGGCAAGACCAGTTGGGAGATATCGGCAATTTTTAACTGCGCTGAAGCCAATATCAATTTTCATATAGGAAAAGTCATCCGCAAATTTGGTGTGACGTCTCGCCGCGCTGCGGTGCTGCTCGCTATAAATGCCGGCCTGATTCAACCCTGA